In the genome of Desulfovibrio legallii, the window CCCGCACAGGCGGGGAGCTTTCCTTGCTCTGTGCCGCCGTCTGCGGGCCGGAGGCCGAAAGCGACGGCAGCCTGCTGGGCGCAGCCCTGGCCGAAGCCCTGGCCGAGAGCCTGCACGCCTGCCAGGAAAGCTGCGACAGCCTGGGCTGCACCGGGCCCGGCCGCTTTGCCCTGCTTTTGCCCGGCGTGGGCCGCCTGCGCGCCCGCCTGCTGGCCGAGCAGGTGCGCCAGCACTTCGCGGCGCGGACCGCAAACCTTCTGCGCCGCGCCGAGGACGGCCCCCTGCCCCTCTGCGCTGTGGGCGTCGTCTGCGCCGCCCAGGGCCGACGGCCGCCCGCCCGCATCCTTATCCAGCAGGCTGACGCGGCCCTGCACGCGGCGCAGGCCTCCACCGGGGGCATCAGCCTGGCGGAAGACCCGCGCGAGCGCGATTCCCTGGTGCAGGCCCATGAAAAACGCTTTCTCTTCTTTGGGAGTTGATATGGCAACAACAACGCTGAGCGTCTCTCTTCTGAGCGGCAAGGGCGGCGTGGGCAAAACCAACGTTTCGCTCAACCTGGCCTGCGCCTTGCACCAGATGGGCTTCAAAGTGCTGCTCATGGACTGCGACCTGGGCCTGGCCAACCTGGACGTGCTCCTGGGCATCACTCCTGAGGGCAATCTGCAGACCGCCCTGCTGGGCGAAAGCAAACTGGCCGACGTGCTCTTTCCCGTGGAGCCCCAGGGCTTCGACGTCCTGCCCGCCGCCTCCGGCGTGCCTGAGCTCACCGAGCTGCAGCCCGATACGCGCGATCTGCTCCTTGCCCGCCTGGAGCCTGTGCTGCACCACTACGACTATATACTCATGGATCAGGGGGCCGGCATCTCCCAGACCGTGCAGACCTTCGCCGCCCTCTCCGCCGTGCGCCTCATCGTCATCACGCCCGAACCCACCTCCCTTACGGACAGCTACGCCCTCATCAAGGTGCTCAATCTCCGCTACGGCGTGCGCGACTTTCTGATCGTCGTCAACCAGGCGACCTCCCCGGCCGAAGCCAAATCCGCCTTCGGCAAACTGCACGGGGCCTGCCGTCACTTTCTGCATCTGGAGCCCGTGCTCCTCGGCCATGTGCGCACGGACAAAAACGTGCCCGAATCCGTCTGCCGCCAGCAGCCTCTTATGCGCGCGGCCCCAGGCTGCCCCGCCGCCCAGGATATCCAGGCCCTGGCCGCCAGGCTCCAGCGCCTGCGCCTGGGCATGCTGGACTGGCTCGCCCCCCGGCCGGTGCTCCAGCCTCTGCCGGAAACAGAACCCCAGGAGGGCTGACCCCCCGCCGTCCTGCGGCCCGCGCCGCCAGACCATAGGGCAGATTGCCTTTGAGAACAGGCCTTCCCAAAGGTTGCGCACGCTTATTCCGGCGCGTAACAGCGCAAATACATTGTACTTACGCCTGCACGGCTGGCGTCTGCTCACACAGCCGCTGCGGCTTTGCAACATTGCGCTGCCGCAAGCGCCCGCGCCGCCCCCAGCGCACGCGCGCTTCTTTTGATGCAAACAACGAAAAATTTTCCGTAGAAGGTTTACCTTGGAGCATAAAAACGGTAGGTAGAAATTACCAGTAAATGCCCGGCCTTGTCGCCCCGGCGGGCTAACCGGCAAAGCCACGGAGGCACAATGAACAAAAGCGAACTGATCAAGGCGCTGGCCGATGAGACCAGCCTTCCTTCCGACGATGCATCCCTGGTGGTCAATACGTTTTTCAACACCATGAAAAAATCTCTGCTGGCCGGAGAAAGGATCGAAATCCGCGGGTTTGGCAGCTTTAAAATCAAAGAATACCAAGGTTATGCCGGCCGCAATCCCAAAACGGGCGAAAGCGTGACGGTGGCCTCCAAGCGCCTGCCGTTCTTTCGCGCCGGTAAGGAATTGAAGGAATTTATCAACCAATAACGCCCCTTGCGCCAAAGGGCTCATGAACCCAGCCGTGCCGCTGGGCTGTCGGCGTCCCTCGGGGGTCGGCAGCCCGGCGACGCCAGTTCGGCGCGGCGCGGACAGGAGTCAGCCATGTTATTTTCCGGTGCCTTGACCGCCCTGGTCACCCCATTCCGCAACAACAGCCTGGACGAGGCCACCTACCGGGCCTTCATCGAACACCAGATCAACGCGGGCATCCACGGCCTGGTGCCCTGTGGCACCACCGGCGAATCCGCCACCCTCAGCCATGAGGAACACGAGCGCGTCATAGAAATCTGCATCGACCAGGCCAAGGGCCGCGTGCCCGTACTGGCCGGGGCCGGCTCCAACAATACCACAGAGGCCATCCGCCTGGCCCGCTTCGCCCAGAAAGCCGGGGCCGACGGCGCCTTGCTTATCACCCCCTACTACAACAAACCCACCCAGGAAGGCCTCTACCAGCACTACAAGGCCATTGCCCAGGCCGTGGACCTGCCCTTGGTGCCCTACAACGTGCCCGGGCGCACAGGCTGCAACCTCCTGCCCGCCACCCTGGCCCGCCTGGCCCACGACTTTTCCAATATCGTGGGCGTCAAGGAAGCCACCGGCGACATGTCCCAGGCCAGCCGCATCCTGGAAAGCTGCCCCGAAGGCTTCTGCGTTCTCTCCGGCGACGACTTCACCGCCCTGCCCCTCATGGCCCTGGGCGGCAAGGGGGTCATCTCCGTCACCTCCAACGTGGTCCCCGACCGCGTGGCCGCCATGTGCAACGCCTTCGCTACGGGCGATCTGCCCGCCGCCGCCCGCCTGCACCACGAGATCTTCCCCCTGCACGAAGCCATGTTCCTCGAAAGCAACCCCATCCCCGCCAAAACCGCCCTCGCCCTCATGGGCCGCATGGAAGCCGAACTGCGCCTGCCCCTCTGCCCCATGAGCGATAACGCCAAACACCGCCTTATCGAAGTCCTGCGTCAGCAAAAACTGCTCTGATCCGTAGAACAGGACGGAAATTTTTTGTGGGGGAAGGGGGGGCTTTTGTTCACAAAAGTCCCCCCTTCCCCCACGCCCCTCATCCCCTTTCAAAAAACTTTTCTCCACCGCGTACCACGCAGAAACGTCCGTTGGGCAAAAAAACAGCGGTGCGTCGTTTCTGACGACACACCGCTGGGTATGGATTTTTACGGCATTGCAACGTTGCACCGCGCGCCGTGCGGGCGTCTGCTTACGCAGCCAGCCGCCAGGGCATTTCAACTTTGAAATGCCCTAAAAGCCTTGCTCCAGGGGCGGCCAAACCAGCCAATCCCCCTCACGGGGCGCGCGGGGGGCGGCGCCGGGCGCCAGGAAGACCTGACGGCCCGCCACACACACGCGGCCCTGAGCCAGCCACTGCACGGCCTGAGGATAGATGCGGTGCTCCATAACGTGGATGCGCTGCATAAGGGCCTCCGCGTCTTCGCCCGCTTCCACGGGCACGGCGGCCTGGATGAGCACCGGGCCGCTGTCCACCTTCTCTTCCACAAAATGGACCGTGCAGCCGGAGAGCTTGACGCCGTAGGCCACAGCATCGGCCCCGCCGTGCACGCCGGGAAAGCTGGGGAGCAACGCCGGGTGGATGTTGAGCACCCGCCCGGCAAAGGCCTCCAGAAAGTACGGGGTGAGCAGGCGCATGTAGCCCGCCAGCACCACCAACTCCACGCCGTCCTCTCGCAGCGCGGCCGCCATGCGGCGATCAAAGCTCTCCCGGTCCGGGAAGGCCGTATGGTCCAGGGTCAGGCAGGGCACGCCGGCCCTGGCCGCGCGTTCAATGACCGGCGCGCCGGGCCGGTTGCAGATGACGCGCCGGATGTTCACGTCCAGCACGCCTGCGGCGGCCTTGTCAAACATGGCCTGGGCGTTGGTGCCGCTGCCGGAGGCCAGGATGGCGATATTCAAGGGCATGCGATCCTCAGGCGCGGGCGGACCGCGCAAAATGGGTTTGCAGCGCCGCCACCAGGGCCGGAATGGTGTATTCCGCCGGCTGGATATGGCAAGGGAGCCCGTGCGCGGCCAGGGTCTGAGCCGTCACCGGGCCGATGGCGGCCAGTTGCGTTTCAGGATGGGCCTTCAGCGTGGCCGCCGGAATGAGCGCCAGGAAGTTTTCCACTGTGGAAGAGGAGCCGAAGGTCACGCAGTCCAGGCGGCCTTCTTCCAGGCAGCGCAGCACGGTCTCCTGATTATGGGCCGCAGGCACGGCCGCATAGGCGGGCAGCACGTCCACCACGGCCCCGGCCTTGCGCAGCTCTTCGGGCAGCACTTCGCGCGCCTTGGCCGCGCGGGGCAGCAAAAAGCGCTTGCCCGCCACCTGGCCGCCCTCGCGGGCCAGCAGCCCTTCCAGCACGCCTTCGGCCACATAGCGCTCCGGCACAAAATCCGGCGCAATGCCGTGCCCGCGCAGGGCCTGGGCCGTGGCCGGGCCGATGGCCGCCACCCGGCAGCCGCCCAGGGCGCGGCTGTCCTTGCCCGCCGCCTCCAGCCGCTGCCAGAAACAGCGCACGCCGTTTACCGAGGTAAAGATAATCCACTGGTATTCCGCCAGCCGGGCCAGCGCCGCGTCCAGGGCGGCGTAGTCCTCCAGCGGGCGAATTTCAATGGTGGGGCACTGGATGACCTCGGCCCCCAGGTCCGTAAGGCTCCGGGCCAGGCCGCTGGCCTGCTCCCGCGCGCGGGTCACCACAATGCGGCGGCCGAACAGGGGGCGGTTTTCAAACCAGTTGAGCGTGCCGCGCAGGCCCGCCACCTTGCCCACCACGATGACCGAAGGATTGGTGAACCGCGCCGCCGCAGCCGCCTGCGGCAGATCGGCCAGCGGGGCCGCAAGGCTGCGCTGGGCCGGGGTGGTGCCGCGGTAAACCAGGGCCGCCGGGGTCTGCGGGTTCATGCCCGCGGCCAACAGATTGCGCACAATGTCCGGCAGGTTCTTCATGCCCATGACAAAAACCAGGGTGGCGGCGCTGGCCGCCAGGGCGCTCCAGTTATGCACCGAGCCGGGCTTATCCGGATTTTCGTGGCCCGTGATGATGGTGACGGAGGAGGCAAAGTCGCGGTGGGTAAGCGGGATGCCCGCGTAGGCCGGGGCCGCCACCGTGCTGCTGATGCCCGGCACTTCCTCAAAGGGCACGCCCGCGGCCGCAAGCTCTTCGGCTTCTTCGCCGCCGCGGCCGAAAATGTACGGATCCCCGCCTTTGAGCCGGGCCACCACCTTGCCCTCGCGGGCCTTGCCCACCAGCAGGGCGTTGATCTGCTCCTGGGGCAGGGCGTGGTTGCCCGCCACCTTGCCCACATAGATTTTTTCCGCGTCGGGCCGGGCGTGGGCCAGGAGCGCCTCGTTGGCCAGGGCGTCGTAAACTACCACGTCGGCTCCGGCCAGGGCGTCGCGCCCCTTAAGGGTCAAGAGGCCCGCGTCGCCGGGGCCTGCGCCGATCAGATACACCTTCATTGCACGCCCCCCCTGGCCAGCTCCAGCAGGGTGCGCGCGCCAAAGGCCGTGGGGCCTTCGGGGCAGAGCGGCGTCGTTTTGGCGGCCCAGTCCACCCCGGCGATGTCCAGGTGGGCCCAGCGCACGCCCTCCTGCACAAAATGCTGCAGGAACAAGGCGGCGTGGATGGCCCCGCCCTCCCGCGGGCCGATGTGGCAGATGTCCGCCACCCGGCTTTTGAGATTCTCCGCATAGGGCTGCCAGAGGGGCAAGGACCAGAAGTCCTCCCCGCACACGCCCCCGGCCGCCCGGATGCGCTCGGCAAGGTCCGCGTCGTCGCAGAAAAGCCCGGCCAAGCCCGTGCCCAGGGCTACGGCGCAGGCTCCGGTAAGGGTGGCAATGTCCACCACCGCCGCGGGGGTCCAGGTTTTCTGGGCGTAGGCCAGGGCGTCGCAGAGCGCCAAGCGGCCTTCGGCGTCGGTATTCTGAATTTCCACCGTATCGCCGCTGGCCGCGCGCACCACGTCGCCAGGGCGCACGGCCCCGCCGTCGGGCATATTTTCCGCGCAGGTCAGAAGGCCGATGACGCGCCGGGGCGCGCCTTCCCGCGCCAGGGCCGTCACCGTGGCCAGCACCGTGGCCGCGCCGGTCATGTCGCTCTTCATCTGGTACATGTTGGCGGCCGGCTTGAGGCTGATGCCGCCGGAATCAAAGGTGATGCCCTTGCCCACCAGAATAAGGGGCTTATCCTGCTCGTGCCCTTTGGGCGCGTGCTCCGCCACCACCAGGCGCGGCGGCCGACGCGAACCCTGGCCCACGGCCAGAAGACAGCCCATGCCTTCGCGCTCCAGAGCTTCCTCATCCAGCACGGTGCAGGCAAAGCCCGCTTCCCGCGCCAGCTCCTGAGCGCGCTCGGCCAGGGCCTCCGGATAGAGCAGATTGGAGGGCGTGGTGGCCAGCTCCCTAGCCAGGCTCACGGCAGAAGCCGCATTCTCGCCCCGACGGGCCGCCGCCTGGAAGGCGTCCGGCACTTCCTCGCCGTCAAAGCCCAGGGCCAGCCATTGCGGATCGGCGGGCTCGTCCGCCTCTGGCTTTTTCAAAGCCGTAAAGCGGTACAGGGCAAGCTGCGCCGCACAAACGCATTCTTCCACCAGGCGCTCCCGGCCACCGGGCAGGCCCGCCAGGGCGGCCTCCGGCAGCAGCAGCGAGGCATAACCCTGACGCCGGCAGAACTGCACCGCCGCGGCCACGGCCTTGCGCACCCCCGCAAGCTCCAGCTTTTCGCGCGGGCCCAGGCCCACGGCCAGCACGCGGGGCACGGGCAGATCCTTGTGCCCGTGCAGCAGGGCCAGCTCGCCCGCCTTGCCCTTCACATCCCGCAGGGCCGGGGCAATGACCAGCCAGGGCGCGGCCCGGTCGATCTGCGGGCACTGCTCCAGCACGGCTTCGCCCTCGCACACGGGCGCCAGCAGAACTTCCGCCTTCCACTGTTCCGGCCCCAGATTCTGAAAACGTATTTCCATGAGGTGTTCTCCTTGGCAACTCTTTGACGCCGCTTTGCGCGCGGCGCGGCCCGGCGCCCGCTTGCGCCCCGTGCCGGACTGCGAATATACTGTGCGACGGCGCTTTTGCCAAGGGCGACGCCGCCGGATCCACCGGCTCCCGCAAAGCCTGAAAATCCAGCACGCTTCTTGCAAGCCATGCGCAAACCGGCGTCCCCCTCCGCGCCACGCTCAGGAACCTGCCATGCTCGTTTACATCCATGTGCCCTTCTGCCGCACCCGCTGCCGCTACTGCGCCTTCTACTCCAGCCCCCTGGGCCGCGGCGTGACCGCTGCCGCGTCTCCGGCCGTGCGGGATTATGTGGATACCCTGCTTATGGAGCTGGCCCTCTGGGGCGACCGCCTGGGGGGCAGCCCGGTGGAAACCGTCTTTTTCGGCGGGGGCACGCCCAGCCTGCTGCCGCCGCGCATCATCGGCGTGGTGCTGGAGCGCCTGGCCAAATACTTCAAACTGGCCCCCAAGGCCGAAGTGACCCTGGAGGCCAACCCTGAATCCCTGCGCGGCGGGCACACGGCGGCCCAGTTTCTTTCCGCCGGGGTCAACCGCCTTTCCATCGGCCTGCAGAGCATGGACGAAACCCAGCTGCGCCTGCTGGGCCGGGCCCACAAAGCGGCAGACAGCCTGCACTCCGTGTTTCTGGCCCGCGAGGCGGGCTGCGCCAACATCAACGTGGACCTCATGTGGGGCCTGCCGGGCCAGAGCGTGCGCCACTGGCTGCAGACGCTCAAAGACGTCTTCCGCATGACGCCGGACCACATCTCGGCCTACGGCCTGACCCTGGAGCCGGGCACTGCCCTGGAGGCGGACGTGGAGGAAGGCCGCCTGAGCCTGCCCCCAGAGCGGGACCAGAACATCATGTTCATGGAAGGGGCGGCCCTGCTGGAGCAACACGGCTACCTGCACTACGAAATTTCCAATTTTGCGCGCATGGGCTTTCAGTGCCGCCACAACCTGGGCTATTGGGAAGGCGCGGACTACCTGGGCCTGGGCCCTTCCGCCACCTCCACCATCCAGAACCGCCGCTGGACCAACCCCGCAGGCCAGAACGCCTGGAACACCCGCGTGCGCCAGGGCAGCCTGGACGC includes:
- a CDS encoding diguanylate cyclase, with protein sequence MSKNADPPSPLAESLAALRLSDAAGRAMLTAALLRETDPELWREFCRRHPEGGRPDGADALAAAAGEADFSVREQAEGPLAQMLPADPFTRQISRELQLLARTGGELSLLCAAVCGPEAESDGSLLGAALAEALAESLHACQESCDSLGCTGPGRFALLLPGVGRLRARLLAEQVRQHFAARTANLLRRAEDGPLPLCAVGVVCAAQGRRPPARILIQQADAALHAAQASTGGISLAEDPRERDSLVQAHEKRFLFFGS
- a CDS encoding MinD/ParA family protein, which codes for MATTTLSVSLLSGKGGVGKTNVSLNLACALHQMGFKVLLMDCDLGLANLDVLLGITPEGNLQTALLGESKLADVLFPVEPQGFDVLPAASGVPELTELQPDTRDLLLARLEPVLHHYDYILMDQGAGISQTVQTFAALSAVRLIVITPEPTSLTDSYALIKVLNLRYGVRDFLIVVNQATSPAEAKSAFGKLHGACRHFLHLEPVLLGHVRTDKNVPESVCRQQPLMRAAPGCPAAQDIQALAARLQRLRLGMLDWLAPRPVLQPLPETEPQEG
- a CDS encoding HU family DNA-binding protein, with translation MSPRRANRQSHGGTMNKSELIKALADETSLPSDDASLVVNTFFNTMKKSLLAGERIEIRGFGSFKIKEYQGYAGRNPKTGESVTVASKRLPFFRAGKELKEFINQ
- the dapA gene encoding 4-hydroxy-tetrahydrodipicolinate synthase, with product MLFSGALTALVTPFRNNSLDEATYRAFIEHQINAGIHGLVPCGTTGESATLSHEEHERVIEICIDQAKGRVPVLAGAGSNNTTEAIRLARFAQKAGADGALLITPYYNKPTQEGLYQHYKAIAQAVDLPLVPYNVPGRTGCNLLPATLARLAHDFSNIVGVKEATGDMSQASRILESCPEGFCVLSGDDFTALPLMALGGKGVISVTSNVVPDRVAAMCNAFATGDLPAAARLHHEIFPLHEAMFLESNPIPAKTALALMGRMEAELRLPLCPMSDNAKHRLIEVLRQQKLL
- the purN gene encoding phosphoribosylglycinamide formyltransferase encodes the protein MPLNIAILASGSGTNAQAMFDKAAAGVLDVNIRRVICNRPGAPVIERAARAGVPCLTLDHTAFPDRESFDRRMAAALREDGVELVVLAGYMRLLTPYFLEAFAGRVLNIHPALLPSFPGVHGGADAVAYGVKLSGCTVHFVEEKVDSGPVLIQAAVPVEAGEDAEALMQRIHVMEHRIYPQAVQWLAQGRVCVAGRQVFLAPGAAPRAPREGDWLVWPPLEQGF
- the cobA gene encoding uroporphyrinogen-III C-methyltransferase, with amino-acid sequence MKVYLIGAGPGDAGLLTLKGRDALAGADVVVYDALANEALLAHARPDAEKIYVGKVAGNHALPQEQINALLVGKAREGKVVARLKGGDPYIFGRGGEEAEELAAAGVPFEEVPGISSTVAAPAYAGIPLTHRDFASSVTIITGHENPDKPGSVHNWSALAASAATLVFVMGMKNLPDIVRNLLAAGMNPQTPAALVYRGTTPAQRSLAAPLADLPQAAAAARFTNPSVIVVGKVAGLRGTLNWFENRPLFGRRIVVTRAREQASGLARSLTDLGAEVIQCPTIEIRPLEDYAALDAALARLAEYQWIIFTSVNGVRCFWQRLEAAGKDSRALGGCRVAAIGPATAQALRGHGIAPDFVPERYVAEGVLEGLLAREGGQVAGKRFLLPRAAKAREVLPEELRKAGAVVDVLPAYAAVPAAHNQETVLRCLEEGRLDCVTFGSSSTVENFLALIPAATLKAHPETQLAAIGPVTAQTLAAHGLPCHIQPAEYTIPALVAALQTHFARSARA
- a CDS encoding leucyl aminopeptidase, which gives rise to MEIRFQNLGPEQWKAEVLLAPVCEGEAVLEQCPQIDRAAPWLVIAPALRDVKGKAGELALLHGHKDLPVPRVLAVGLGPREKLELAGVRKAVAAAVQFCRRQGYASLLLPEAALAGLPGGRERLVEECVCAAQLALYRFTALKKPEADEPADPQWLALGFDGEEVPDAFQAAARRGENAASAVSLARELATTPSNLLYPEALAERAQELAREAGFACTVLDEEALEREGMGCLLAVGQGSRRPPRLVVAEHAPKGHEQDKPLILVGKGITFDSGGISLKPAANMYQMKSDMTGAATVLATVTALAREGAPRRVIGLLTCAENMPDGGAVRPGDVVRAASGDTVEIQNTDAEGRLALCDALAYAQKTWTPAAVVDIATLTGACAVALGTGLAGLFCDDADLAERIRAAGGVCGEDFWSLPLWQPYAENLKSRVADICHIGPREGGAIHAALFLQHFVQEGVRWAHLDIAGVDWAAKTTPLCPEGPTAFGARTLLELARGGVQ
- the hemW gene encoding radical SAM family heme chaperone HemW; this encodes MLVYIHVPFCRTRCRYCAFYSSPLGRGVTAAASPAVRDYVDTLLMELALWGDRLGGSPVETVFFGGGTPSLLPPRIIGVVLERLAKYFKLAPKAEVTLEANPESLRGGHTAAQFLSAGVNRLSIGLQSMDETQLRLLGRAHKAADSLHSVFLAREAGCANINVDLMWGLPGQSVRHWLQTLKDVFRMTPDHISAYGLTLEPGTALEADVEEGRLSLPPERDQNIMFMEGAALLEQHGYLHYEISNFARMGFQCRHNLGYWEGADYLGLGPSATSTIQNRRWTNPAGQNAWNTRVRQGSLDAEAEILTPETRVLELLMLRLRTARGLRVKDYHELTGRDFTRDHQKLVQALHENGLIRLRDGYLRLTRKGMVVSNAILTNLFARTREVLHTPLPQGAAPQAVGTTQQTPEPDVRPVRWPSA